The following coding sequences are from one Dermacentor silvarum isolate Dsil-2018 chromosome 4, BIME_Dsil_1.4, whole genome shotgun sequence window:
- the LOC119449183 gene encoding putative nuclease HARBI1 → MAACYDDSFSEFVDFVNRAKEMDNEAYSFVRPLQRNLRDRQNPMEFYSDQEFLARYRFSKATVLELLTMLPLHQNTDGRGCPVPPLLQLLVTLRFYGAGTFQIVSGDLVNVSQPTVSRVVTRVSKMIAATLFPALVKFPDAGKMHEVMHQFYIKAKFPRVTGCIDCTHVRIKSPGGDDAEVFRNRKGYFSFNVQTCAKDKILPDSRTGNTVAVPLHGNHRT, encoded by the exons atggcggcgtgCTACGACGACAGCTTCAGCGAGTTCGTCGATTTTGTAAACCGTGCAAAAGAAATGGACAACGAAGCGTATAGTTTTGTGCGGCCGTTGCAGCGGAACCTTAGGGATCGCCAGAATCCCATGGAGTTTTACAGTGACCAGGAGTTTTTAGCCAGGTACCGCTTCTCAAAAGCTACTGTGCTCGAACTACTGACCATGTTGCCGCTGCATCAGAACACGGACGGACGTGGTTGCCCTGTGCCACCGCTGTTGCAACTGCTGGTGACACTTCGTTTCTACGGCGCGGGAACTTTTCAGATTGTCTCAGGCGACCTAGTTAATGTGTCGCAGCCAACCGTTTCCCGTGTTGTCACACGGGTGTCGAAAATGATTGCTGCAACGCTGTTCCCTGCGCTTGTGAAGTTCCCCGATGCAGGGAAAATGCATGAGGTCATGCACCAATTCTACATCAAGGCAAAGTTTCCGAGGGTGACTGGTTGCATTGATTGCACCCACGTGCGTATCAAAAGTCCAGGCGGAGACGACGCCGAGGTATTCCGCAACAGGAAAGGATATTTCTCCTTCAATGTGCAG ACGTGCGCTAAAGACAAGATCCTGCCGGACAGCCGTACCGGCAATACAGTTGCTGTACCGCTGCACG GCAATCACAGGACCTGA
- the LOC119449181 gene encoding uncharacterized protein LOC119449181 produces the protein MVALQINKPDVAAWLRTAEGFGRTWQFPNCIGAVDGKHVHIKRPKNSGTMYFNYKGTYSIVLLAIVDSDYKFVVVDIGAYGKQSDGGVLQQSQFGQRLEQGHLQLPRSLALPNTMQQAPCVFVGDEAFQLRPDFLRPYPGRELEDKKRIFHYRLSRAR, from the exons ATGGTTGCCCTGCAGATTAAT AAGCCAGACGTTGCTGCATGGCTGCGCACTGCGGAAGGATTCGGCCGCACATGGCAGTTCCCAAACTGCATTGGTGCCGTTGATGGCAAACATGTCCACATCAAGCGACCCAAGAACTCCGGCACAATGTATTTTAATTATAAG GGCACGTACTCCATCGTTCTCCTTGCCATAGTCGATAGTGACTACAAGTTTGTGGTCGTGGACATTGGCGCCTATGGCAAGCAGAGCGATGGCGGAGTCCTCCAGCAGTCGCAGTTTGGGCAGCGCTTGGAGCAAGGCCATCTGCAACTTCCGAGAAGCTTGGCACTGCCAAACACCATGCAGCAAGCTCCATGTGTGTTTGTTGGTGACGAGGCTTTTCAGCTCCGGCCAGACTTCCTGAGACCATATCCTGGACGAGAGCTTGAGGACAAGAAGCGGATCTTCCATTACCGCCTGAGCAGAGCAAGGTGA
- the LOC119449182 gene encoding uncharacterized protein LOC119449182: MDGKKRVNFSEEERSVLINLVSKYQTIVENKRTDGVSLDKKKKTWKEITDEYNCRPDVRFRTEAQLRKCWDNLKEKWRKGKADDMKEVFTTGGGCAPASQLTDELERVGAVASHMSTRVENPFDSDRGRHAVTPRSQSTPSVVTLLQPMQVETLESPNDSIYEWDLPASPNDESSEVVCIQAQNGATTAEVELSAQGGPADLQPAVPPLASPLQATPQNPAPVQRRTLAKRAAVEEELSARLSSVEEDNKRKTREHLLKMKLMRAEHALHMRQSKQMHELDCASKKAKLELLMLKIDAVKKANAESPFDGVPGPDLGLVIPK; the protein is encoded by the exons ATGGACGGAAAAAAGAGGGTAAATTTTAGTGAAGAGGAAAGAAGCGTGCTAATTAATCTCGTCAGTAAGTACCAAACGATCGTGGAGAACAAACGGACGGACGGAGTCTCcttggataaaaaaaagaagacatggaAGGAGATCACCGACGAATACAACTGCCGGCCCGATGTTCGATTTCGAACTGAGGCTCAACTTCGCAAATGCTGGGACAATTTGAAAGAAAAGTGGAGAAAAGGAAAGGCCGACGACATGAAGGAAGTGTTTACGACAG GAGGCGGCTGTGCGCCAGCTAGCCAGCTTACAGACGAGTTGGAGCGAGTTGGGGCTGTCGCATCGCACATGTCGACGCGGGTGGAGAACCCCTTTGACAGCGACCGTGGGCGCCACGCAGTCACACCCCGATCACAGAGTACCCCGAGTGTCGTCACGTTGCTGCAGCCGATGCAAGTGGAGACGCTTGAATCGCCCAATG ACAGCATCTATGAGTGGGATCTCCCTGCAAGCCCGAATGATGAAAGCAGCGAGGTGGTGTGCATCCAAGCACAAAATGGAGCCACCACAGCTGAGGTCGAGCTATCGGCACAAGGAGGGCCAGCTGACCTGCAACCTGCTGTCCCACCACTGGCTTCCCCGTTACAGGCTACCCCACAAAACCCAGCTCCTGTGCAACGCAGAACGCTCGCAAAGAGGGCAGCTGTTGAAGAAGAGCTTAGCGCCCGCCTTAGCAGCGTTGAGGAAGATAATAAACGAAAGACGAGGGAGCACTTGCTCAAGATGAAGCTGATGAGAGCTGAACATGCTCTCCATATGAGGCAATCAAAACAAATGCATGAGCTTGACTGTGCTAGCAAAAAGGCTAAGCTCGAGCTGCTAATGCTGAAAATAGATGCCGTGAAAAAAGCAA ATGCCGAAAGCCCTTTCGACGGTGTTCCTGGTCCGGATTTGGGACTTGTTATACCTAAATAA